The following proteins are encoded in a genomic region of Magnetococcales bacterium:
- a CDS encoding ABC transporter ATP-binding protein encodes MPAHLTTDTEETAFGALNRHILRRFLGLTRPYLTWIVLAILLFFPVISAQLAQPLLIRRAVDHHLATGDMAGFNWLLAEFFGLIVLQLVGSYGQALVNNLLGQRVVRDLRQNLFAHLLRMDAAFFSNHATGRLTNRLTNDTEVVSQMVSAGMINLLGDALLLAGIAVSMILLSPRLSLVALCTLPIIILGTLHVARRLRVALRDGRLIQSRMAGTIAEEIDGHQVIHLFQRQQHNQNVFDGHNTDYLRSALRSNFLEALQFAFVDAMATITIALLFWYGGFMQGSTHEVSMGTLMAFIDYLRRIFFPIRDLSTKFTTLQAAMTALERIFDLLDTQPSIVDPKVNPVQPSSRQGGIRYRDVYLDYGRKMILHGIDLELRPGEKIALVGPTGAGKSSLARLLNRTWDPTRGEVEIDGVNVRQIPLDQLRRMVGVVHQETFLFAGTFLDNITLHDPTITLERAHEAARQTGILECCRDLPQGLHTPIAERGSNLSAGQRQLLGIARVLVVNPRILILDEATSSVDTISERFLQEAMHRLMANRTAMVIAHRLNTILHMDRIVVIAGGRIVESGTHDNLLAQGGMYARLHALQFQVVPDIDLIA; translated from the coding sequence ATGCCCGCCCACCTGACCACCGATACCGAAGAGACCGCTTTCGGCGCCTTGAACCGGCACATCCTGCGCCGCTTCCTGGGTCTCACCCGTCCCTACCTGACATGGATCGTTCTGGCCATATTGCTGTTTTTTCCCGTGATCTCCGCCCAACTGGCCCAGCCTCTCCTGATCCGCCGGGCCGTCGATCACCACTTGGCTACGGGCGACATGGCGGGTTTCAACTGGCTGCTGGCCGAATTTTTCGGGCTGATCGTTTTGCAGTTGGTCGGCAGTTATGGCCAGGCGCTGGTCAACAACCTCCTCGGTCAACGGGTGGTGCGGGATCTGCGCCAGAATTTGTTTGCCCATCTGCTTCGCATGGACGCCGCATTCTTCAGCAACCACGCCACAGGCCGCCTCACCAACCGTCTGACCAACGATACCGAGGTCGTCAGTCAGATGGTAAGCGCCGGCATGATCAATCTTCTCGGCGACGCCCTGCTCCTGGCCGGCATCGCCGTCAGCATGATCCTGCTCTCTCCCCGTCTCTCCCTGGTGGCGCTCTGCACCCTCCCCATCATCATCCTGGGTACATTGCACGTCGCCCGCCGTCTCCGCGTCGCCCTGCGCGATGGACGCCTGATCCAATCCCGCATGGCCGGCACCATTGCCGAGGAGATCGACGGCCATCAGGTCATTCACCTCTTTCAGCGCCAGCAGCACAACCAAAATGTTTTCGACGGCCACAACACCGACTACCTCCGCAGCGCCTTGCGCAGCAATTTTCTTGAGGCTTTGCAATTTGCCTTCGTCGACGCCATGGCCACCATCACCATTGCACTTCTCTTCTGGTATGGGGGGTTCATGCAGGGTTCGACCCACGAGGTCTCCATGGGCACCTTGATGGCCTTCATCGACTATTTACGCCGCATCTTTTTTCCCATTCGGGATCTCTCCACCAAATTCACCACGCTGCAAGCCGCCATGACAGCGCTGGAGCGTATTTTCGATCTCCTGGACACGCAGCCAAGCATTGTCGATCCCAAGGTCAACCCTGTACAACCATCCAGCCGACAAGGGGGTATTCGCTATCGGGACGTTTATCTCGACTATGGCCGGAAAATGATCCTGCATGGCATCGATCTGGAGCTGCGTCCGGGAGAAAAAATCGCCCTGGTCGGACCCACAGGGGCGGGAAAAAGCAGCCTGGCAAGACTCCTCAACCGCACCTGGGATCCAACCCGGGGAGAGGTCGAAATTGACGGCGTCAACGTGCGCCAGATTCCCCTTGACCAACTCCGACGCATGGTCGGGGTGGTGCATCAGGAGACCTTTCTCTTTGCCGGCACCTTTCTCGACAACATCACCCTGCACGACCCCACCATCACCCTGGAGCGCGCCCACGAGGCTGCCCGGCAAACCGGCATCCTGGAGTGTTGTCGGGATCTGCCGCAAGGGCTGCACACCCCCATCGCCGAACGCGGCAGCAATCTCTCCGCCGGTCAACGCCAACTGCTGGGCATTGCCCGCGTCCTGGTCGTCAACCCCCGCATCCTGATCCTCGACGAAGCCACCAGCTCCGTGGACACCATCAGCGAACGTTTTCTCCAGGAAGCCATGCATCGGCTCATGGCCAACCGCACTGCCATGGTCATCGCCCACCGTCTGAACACCATCCTGCACATGGATCGGATCGTGGTCATCGCCGGGGGGCGCATCGTGGAGTCGGGAACCCACGACAACCTCCTGGCACAAGGAGGCATGTACGCCCGCCTGCATGCCCTGCAATTTCAGGTGGTGCCCGACATTGACCTAATTGCCTGA
- a CDS encoding ABC transporter ATP-binding protein has protein sequence MKTVFPAATSFLGALTRPQPQPANHLSLSYRLRHLLPHYRRHLGRFGVGFLLLVATSLTAASIPYTMKRATDALMAGAAGNTMSGYALLLILLALINAVFRISGRVYIFRIGRQVEYDLRNDLHRHMLWLDDTFFARERTGDLVARCTNDITSVRMFIGPGFLQVCNAIMIYVTVLPIMLGLDPFLTLMALLPFPIVLLVTRMLTGRLYRLSRVVADRFGHTSSFVQESIAGMALLRAHAQEENWQRRFAAAVQTLYGDQMRHARMQSLFSPIMMFSGGLGAWIILAVSGPEVVSGRLTIGDLVAFFGYLTQLVWPTVGLGWILTVMQRGIVALERIGRILDTQPAVPSTLPSAHPAPPPQGDASSETIPPSLPPLRGDIRMHRLNFHFPGPPSSSGPPVLQAISMECRPGQFIGLVGRVGSGKSTLLNCLARLHPVPRGSIWIDGMDIMDIEEERLRRHLAMVPQESILFSATVRDNILFGAPHAPEAQAWHMAEKTCLAGEVHGFPSGMATLVGERGITLSGGQRQRTALARALVMDPTILLLDDVFSSVDAQTEEAILHQIRQANPQRTTIMVCHRVAALHQADDIFVLEQGCIVAQGTHAKLMATSPLYQELHHRMVRHQAMEALQCPPT, from the coding sequence ATGAAAACCGTTTTCCCTGCCGCCACTTCCTTCCTCGGCGCTTTGACACGCCCACAACCGCAACCCGCGAACCATCTCTCCCTGTCCTACCGCCTGCGCCACCTGCTTCCTCACTATCGCCGCCATCTCGGTCGGTTTGGCGTGGGTTTTCTGCTTTTGGTTGCCACCAGCCTGACAGCTGCGTCCATCCCTTATACCATGAAGCGGGCCACCGACGCCTTGATGGCCGGTGCAGCGGGCAACACCATGAGCGGTTATGCCCTCCTGCTGATCCTGCTGGCCTTGATCAATGCCGTCTTCCGCATCTCTGGCCGCGTCTACATCTTTCGCATTGGCCGCCAGGTCGAATATGACCTGCGCAATGACCTGCATCGCCACATGCTCTGGCTCGATGACACCTTCTTCGCCAGGGAACGCACGGGGGATCTGGTCGCCCGCTGTACCAACGACATCACTTCCGTGCGCATGTTCATCGGGCCGGGATTTTTGCAGGTGTGCAACGCCATCATGATCTATGTCACCGTGCTGCCGATCATGCTCGGCCTGGATCCCTTTCTGACCCTGATGGCCCTGCTCCCTTTCCCCATTGTCCTCCTGGTGACCCGCATGCTGACCGGTCGGCTCTATCGCCTCAGCCGCGTGGTCGCCGATCGGTTTGGCCACACCTCCAGTTTTGTCCAAGAGTCGATTGCGGGCATGGCGCTCCTGCGCGCCCACGCCCAGGAAGAGAACTGGCAGCGCCGTTTCGCTGCCGCTGTGCAGACCCTCTATGGCGACCAGATGCGACATGCGCGCATGCAGAGCCTGTTTTCCCCCATCATGATGTTCAGCGGTGGCCTGGGGGCTTGGATCATCCTCGCGGTGAGCGGGCCGGAGGTGGTCTCTGGCCGCCTGACGATTGGCGACCTCGTCGCTTTTTTTGGCTATCTGACCCAATTGGTCTGGCCCACGGTTGGCCTGGGATGGATCCTGACGGTCATGCAACGAGGCATCGTGGCCCTGGAACGCATTGGCCGCATTCTCGACACCCAACCAGCCGTGCCTTCCACGCTCCCCTCCGCCCACCCCGCTCCGCCACCACAAGGTGATGCGTCATCGGAAACCATTCCGCCTTCCCTTCCCCCTTTACGGGGCGATATCCGCATGCACCGGCTCAACTTTCATTTCCCCGGCCCACCTTCCTCATCCGGGCCTCCCGTTCTGCAAGCCATCTCCATGGAGTGTCGGCCTGGTCAGTTCATAGGCCTTGTCGGGCGCGTGGGTTCCGGCAAGTCAACCCTGTTGAACTGCCTGGCACGGCTGCACCCTGTCCCCAGGGGAAGCATCTGGATCGATGGCATGGACATCATGGATATCGAAGAGGAACGATTGCGGCGCCATCTGGCCATGGTTCCCCAGGAGAGCATCCTGTTTTCCGCCACCGTGCGCGACAACATTCTTTTCGGCGCGCCGCATGCCCCAGAAGCGCAAGCCTGGCATATGGCCGAGAAAACCTGTCTGGCTGGAGAGGTCCATGGTTTTCCCTCGGGCATGGCCACTCTGGTCGGGGAACGGGGCATCACCCTCTCCGGCGGCCAACGCCAAAGAACAGCCCTGGCCCGCGCCCTGGTCATGGATCCCACCATCCTTCTGCTGGATGATGTCTTCTCCAGCGTCGACGCCCAAACCGAAGAGGCCATCCTGCACCAGATCCGGCAGGCGAATCCCCAACGTACCACCATCATGGTCTGTCACCGCGTCGCCGCACTGCATCAGGCGGATGACATTTTCGTACTGGAGCAGGGGTGCATCGTTGCCCAGGGTACCCACGCCAAACTCATGGCCACCTCCCCCCTCTACCAGGAGTTGCATCACCGCATGGTGCGCCATCAGGCCATGGAGGCCCTGCAATGCCCGCCCACCTGA
- a CDS encoding lytic murein transglycosylase, translating to MVGFLLYDRAGASKGAVLIPMGIGQLAVCHFLPRRSMQQRTKMNRPPATSKDLAVLGGVTAAGPTTSAITRRAWLGGMGGVALWLWASGQGYGETDVVDACPWMRPWIEQDGLDRGWLNRLFRHLELYQPAVSLMESQAESKPYYAYRKMFINKHIIAQGRVRFLQYHTLLQEMTSRFGVPGEFLVALWGIESRFGANMGRHPVLRVLFTLANSYPRRAAFYQDQLRHFLLLCREEGWDPGSVTGSYAGAMGQVQMIPGTLRRYAVDFDGDGKRDVFNDPEDVLASIASFLRGQEWQTDGLYALPLHRGADLDKMVSQDVENMRPWREWVTQGIRVVSGQREPDQEEAAAMIMLEEESGPRYHMVFHNFRVVTRWNRSRRFAMVVRELALRVSRAG from the coding sequence ATGGTCGGTTTCTTGTTGTATGATCGCGCAGGAGCATCGAAAGGCGCGGTATTGATCCCCATGGGCATCGGGCAGTTGGCGGTGTGTCACTTTTTGCCGAGACGATCCATGCAGCAGAGGACCAAAATGAACCGTCCCCCGGCAACGAGCAAGGATTTGGCTGTTTTGGGGGGTGTGACCGCCGCCGGGCCGACAACGAGCGCCATCACCCGGCGTGCGTGGCTGGGTGGCATGGGTGGCGTCGCTTTATGGTTGTGGGCGTCCGGGCAGGGATATGGCGAGACGGATGTGGTGGATGCCTGTCCGTGGATGCGCCCCTGGATCGAGCAGGATGGCCTTGACCGCGGGTGGTTGAATCGACTCTTCAGGCATTTGGAGCTCTATCAGCCGGCTGTCTCTCTGATGGAGAGCCAAGCTGAGTCCAAACCTTATTATGCCTACAGGAAGATGTTTATCAACAAGCATATCATCGCTCAGGGGCGCGTCCGGTTTTTGCAGTACCACACGCTGTTGCAGGAGATGACGTCCCGGTTTGGTGTGCCTGGGGAGTTTTTGGTGGCGCTTTGGGGCATCGAGAGCCGCTTTGGCGCCAATATGGGCAGGCACCCCGTCCTGCGCGTTCTGTTCACCCTGGCCAACAGCTATCCGCGGCGGGCTGCATTCTACCAGGATCAGCTCCGGCACTTTCTGCTGTTGTGCCGGGAAGAGGGGTGGGATCCAGGCAGTGTCACGGGTTCCTACGCGGGCGCCATGGGGCAGGTGCAGATGATTCCCGGGACGCTGCGGCGTTATGCGGTGGATTTCGATGGCGATGGCAAACGAGATGTCTTCAATGACCCGGAGGATGTCCTGGCCTCCATCGCCTCCTTTCTGCGGGGGCAGGAGTGGCAAACCGATGGACTGTACGCCTTGCCTCTGCACCGGGGCGCCGATCTGGACAAAATGGTTTCCCAGGACGTGGAAAACATGCGACCATGGCGAGAGTGGGTGACGCAGGGGATCAGAGTTGTCTCTGGGCAGCGGGAACCAGATCAGGAGGAGGCTGCCGCCATGATCATGCTGGAAGAGGAGAGCGGTCCCCGTTACCATATGGTGTTTCATAATTTTCGTGTTGTGACCCGGTGGAACCGCTCCCGCAGGTTTGCCATGGTGGTGCGGGAATTGGCGTTGAGGGTCTCCCGGGCAGGGTGA